A genomic segment from Anticarsia gemmatalis isolate Benzon Research Colony breed Stoneville strain chromosome 14, ilAntGemm2 primary, whole genome shotgun sequence encodes:
- the LOC142978341 gene encoding cytochrome P450 4d8-like, whose amino-acid sequence MLVTCLIVMIVILLMYQRWKNRDIYKLGRELNSGVWTLPFLGHSYLFLGNSETSMKAFQTLGRDALKNNNGLSSMWHGNYLYTMVADPISAEYVLKTCLQKDEIVMLLTLFFGSGSILAPVSRWRPRRKLLVSTLGAKNVKQFLPIFSEQSQVIVEQLGGVAGKGIVSAWKYYTALTMDTITESALGYKLYAQKDSGHKFLKSIEAGLEFCAKRVCAPWLHSDRVCCNMPGFKKVMEMKNYMWGFVAELVDASRKAMQKKEEDGKMTEQDISPKSFLELMMRYSEGTGKGGSCTDMEIIEEVVILIVAGNDTTAVAMSFVTLMLARHPEVQDRVYEEIQEVLGDSDREVTMEDILRLKYLDAVIRETLRLYPPVPLTARKVEQETVLPSGLKLPPGTGVMVNVWAIHRNPRYWGEDAELFRPERFIDLDLENPAAFMPFSNGPRNCIGYQFAMIAMKTVLSHILKHYKILPASDNNTKDPPLRLKFDIMMKDVDNFPIRFEHRKKK is encoded by the exons ATGCTGGTCACTTGTTTAATAGTGATGATTGTAATTTTGCTAATGTATCAAAGGTGGAAAAATCGGGATATTTATAAGCTGGGACGGGAACTCAATTCCGGAGTGTGGACTTTACCTTTTTTGGGACACAGTTATTTGTTTTTAGGGAATAGTGAAA CTAGTATGAAAGCCTTCCAAACTCTGGGTCGAGATgcgttgaaaaataataatggacTATCATCTATGTGGCACGGAAACTACCTTTAcacaa tggTGGCTGATCCAATATCAGCAGAATATGTTTTGAAGACGTGTCTTCAGAAAGATGAGATCGTGATGTTGTTGACCTTGTTTTTCGGCAGCGGCTCTATTTTGGCTCCag TGTCACGATGGAGACCTCGTCGTAAACTTCTAGTATCAACTCTCGGCGCGAAGAATGTAAAGCAGTTCTTACCCATATTTAGTGAACAAAGCCAGGTGATAGTGGAACAGCTGGGTGGAGTAGCTGGTAAAGGCATTGTGTCAGCTTGGAAGTATTACACGGCTTTGACCATGGATACTATTACAG AATCAGCTTTAGGCTACAAACTGTATGCACAGAAAGACTCCGGCCACAAATTCCTCAAGTCTATTGAAGCTGGCCTGGAGTTCTGTGCTAAAAGGGTCTGTGCTCCGTGGCTGCATAGCGACCGAGTGTGCTGCAACATGCCAGGGTTCAAGAAAGTGATGGAGATGAAGAATTACATGTGGGGATTCGTTGCTGAG CTTGTGGATGCAAGTCGAAAAGCAATGCAAAAAAAAGAAGAAGATGGTAAAATGACAGAACAAG ATATTAGTCCAAAGTCATTCTTGGAGCTGATGATGCGATATTCAGAAGGGACTGGTAAGGGAGGAAGTTGTACTGATATGGAAATTATAGAAGAGGTAGTAATATTGATAGTGGCTGGTAATGATACTACGGCAGTTGCAATGTCCTTCGTAACACTGATGCTGGCCAGGCATCCTGAGGTACAGGATAGAGTTTATGAAGA GATACAAGAAGTGTTAGGTGATTCAGATAGAGAGGTGACAATGGAAGATATACTTCGTCTCAAGTATCTGGATGCTGTGATCAGGGAGACACTTCGGTTGTACCCTCCAGTACCTTTGACTGCTAGGAAGGTTGAACAAGAAACAGTGTTAC CATCAGGTCTAAAACTACCACCCGGCACAGGAGTGATGGTTAACGTCTGGGCTATTCACCGCAACCCTCGCTACTGGGGCGAGGATGCGGAACTGTTCCGACCTGAACGGTTCATTGACCTAGATCTAGAGAATCCGGCGGCATTTATGCCGTTTAGTAATGGACCTAGGAATTGCATAG GCTACCAATTCGCAATGATAGCAATGAAGACAGTGTTATCACACATATTGAAACACTACAAGATTTTACCCGCAAGTGATAACAATACTAAAGACCCACCGTTACGACTGAAATTTGACATCATGATGAAAGATGTTGATAATTTTCCTATTAGATTTgaacatagaaaaaaaaagtag